One segment of Metallosphaera cuprina Ar-4 DNA contains the following:
- a CDS encoding cob(I)yrinic acid a,c-diamide adenosyltransferase, giving the protein MFTKSGDKGETTVPKGRIGKDSPLVNFLGDIDEANSFIGLAISKLEWQDMKSDLKNVQMDLFALGEDWSTSSEKINLEKVKWLEERTIQYRKESGPIKLFVVPGGSEEASALHVARSVVRRLERNAVKYSKELEVKNKTTIVYLNRLSSMLFSMAVVANKRKGIPESYYDIGKYF; this is encoded by the coding sequence ATGTTCACCAAGAGCGGCGACAAAGGAGAGACTACGGTACCTAAAGGTAGGATAGGTAAGGACTCACCTTTAGTGAATTTCTTGGGTGACATTGATGAAGCTAACTCCTTCATAGGTCTCGCAATCTCTAAGTTAGAGTGGCAAGATATGAAATCAGATCTTAAAAACGTTCAAATGGATCTCTTTGCACTTGGTGAAGATTGGAGCACTTCATCGGAGAAGATAAACTTAGAAAAGGTTAAGTGGTTAGAGGAGAGGACTATACAGTATAGGAAAGAGAGCGGTCCTATCAAACTCTTTGTTGTACCAGGGGGTAGTGAGGAGGCTTCAGCGCTTCACGTGGCTAGGTCAGTAGTGAGGAGACTAGAGAGGAACGCAGTTAAGTACTCGAAAGAGTTGGAGGTTAAAAATAAGACCACGATAGTTTACTTGAATAGGTTGTCTTCAATGCTCTTCTCTATGGCAGTAGTAGCTAATAAAAGGAAGGGTATACCCGAGAGTTATTATGATATAGGTAAGTACTTTTAA
- a CDS encoding TIGR00269 family protein — MMCDLCGVREAEIYQAHSRKRLCKECFLNDILARVEKEAKKQNLLNANKILIAVSGGKDSLVLADTLSKIVNPNRIVAFNIVEGIKGYNREDQVRELSNYLKELGIDLISTSFEKSVGYTLDQMVKSSSQRGLNVAACTFCGGFRRKLINGAGREVNADFVSTGHNLDDEVQTIIINLLRGDVKKLLRIGDSQPKLSEKFVMRVKPLRKVYEWETTMYAYFKGFHFQEVECPYISAKPTMRAKVRDLLYALEERSPGALLQILENFDSLAESIRKGTKLGSLPSCKLCGEPTSFGREYCKNCELLISSGLIFADRT; from the coding sequence ATGATGTGTGACCTATGTGGCGTAAGGGAAGCTGAGATCTATCAGGCTCACTCAAGGAAGAGACTCTGCAAGGAGTGTTTCTTGAATGACATTTTGGCTAGAGTTGAAAAAGAGGCTAAGAAACAAAACTTATTGAATGCCAACAAAATTCTGATTGCAGTCTCTGGAGGAAAGGATAGTCTGGTGTTGGCTGATACTTTATCCAAGATAGTAAACCCTAACAGGATCGTGGCCTTCAACATAGTTGAGGGAATAAAGGGGTATAACAGGGAGGATCAAGTTAGGGAACTATCTAACTATTTGAAAGAACTGGGAATAGATCTGATCTCCACTTCGTTTGAAAAATCTGTGGGGTACACCTTAGATCAAATGGTTAAGTCGTCATCCCAGAGAGGGTTAAACGTAGCGGCCTGCACATTCTGTGGAGGATTCAGGAGAAAATTGATAAATGGTGCGGGAAGGGAGGTTAACGCCGATTTCGTTTCAACAGGGCATAACTTAGACGATGAGGTACAAACAATTATTATTAACCTTTTGAGAGGTGACGTGAAGAAACTGCTAAGGATCGGAGACTCTCAACCTAAATTAAGTGAGAAGTTCGTTATGAGAGTCAAACCTCTAAGGAAGGTGTACGAATGGGAGACCACCATGTACGCCTACTTTAAGGGCTTCCACTTTCAGGAAGTCGAGTGTCCTTACATATCTGCCAAGCCCACAATGAGAGCTAAGGTTAGGGACCTCTTGTACGCTTTAGAGGAGAGGAGCCCAGGTGCGCTCCTACAAATCCTAGAGAACTTCGATAGTTTAGCTGAATCAATCAGGAAGGGTACTAAGTTAGGTTCGCTCCCTAGTTGTAAATTGTGCGGAGAACCAACTAGCTTTGGAAGGGAATATTGCAAGAACTGTGAACTCCTGATATCTTCAGGTCTCATATTTGCAGACAGAACCTGA
- a CDS encoding DUF211 domain-containing protein → MTIRRIVLDVLKPIRGSSIVDLAERLDNVMGVDGVNISVTDMDVETMGLMVVVEGEGVDFKELQKVLEEEGCAIHSIDEVGSGKRLVEGRRPK, encoded by the coding sequence TTGACTATCCGAAGAATTGTTTTAGACGTGCTCAAACCTATACGAGGTTCATCAATTGTAGACCTGGCAGAGAGATTAGACAACGTTATGGGAGTTGATGGAGTGAACATCAGTGTGACGGATATGGATGTGGAAACCATGGGTCTCATGGTCGTTGTAGAAGGGGAAGGGGTTGACTTTAAGGAATTACAAAAGGTTTTGGAGGAGGAAGGCTGTGCGATACATAGTATCGATGAGGTGGGTAGTGGGAAGAGATTGGTTGAAGGGAGAAGACCTAAATGA
- the speD gene encoding adenosylmethionine decarboxylase has translation MGVELKNSPRVVGKEVFGNLYDCDVDILKDDERLKNIATEAVKEGNMTLLDVKAWKIGEGVSVVAIVLESHVTIHTWPEHSFATVDVYSCGSHTDPRRAFDYIVAELKAKRFNIKEADRSSEF, from the coding sequence ATGGGGGTCGAACTCAAAAACTCACCGAGAGTGGTTGGGAAGGAAGTTTTTGGGAACCTTTACGACTGTGACGTTGATATACTTAAAGACGACGAGAGACTGAAAAACATAGCCACTGAGGCAGTGAAAGAAGGTAATATGACCCTTTTGGACGTCAAAGCTTGGAAGATTGGGGAGGGAGTTAGTGTCGTAGCTATAGTTCTTGAGAGCCATGTAACTATTCATACGTGGCCTGAGCACAGTTTTGCGACCGTTGACGTTTACTCTTGTGGAAGCCATACGGATCCTAGAAGGGCTTTCGATTACATTGTCGCAGAACTTAAAGCTAAGAGGTTTAACATCAAAGAGGCTGATAGATCATCGGAGTTTTAA
- a CDS encoding NAD(P)/FAD-dependent oxidoreductase: MFIRGNFIRLGRERLERWLDSELNVKRPVNAIIKGRTQVKVSEEVYHGEVFDASGWKGKATWVRAIEYVTEPLDKEEIEVTLDERNPTGFGWIVPLQDKTLVGAISLSDPSLFIPKVSKRVLSVHGGAIPRVKPTKNEIPSIGDRTGLIKTFTGGGIFGIAELLENFANYDKISKEIRKQYIITKILKNTWRLSLFWLRMMNEKTVNVNREFDFHSFLLSLRRL; the protein is encoded by the coding sequence GTGTTCATTAGGGGAAATTTCATTAGGTTGGGAAGGGAGAGGTTAGAACGCTGGTTAGACTCTGAACTAAACGTGAAGAGACCAGTTAACGCCATAATAAAGGGCAGAACTCAGGTAAAGGTTTCAGAAGAGGTATATCACGGTGAAGTCTTTGATGCCTCAGGATGGAAGGGTAAGGCCACGTGGGTTAGAGCGATTGAGTACGTTACTGAACCGTTAGATAAGGAGGAGATAGAAGTTACTCTTGATGAGAGGAACCCTACAGGATTCGGTTGGATAGTTCCACTTCAAGATAAGACCTTAGTGGGCGCGATTTCCCTTTCAGATCCTTCCCTTTTCATCCCAAAGGTAAGCAAAAGGGTCTTAAGCGTTCATGGAGGAGCCATACCTAGAGTTAAGCCAACTAAAAACGAAATACCGTCTATAGGCGATAGGACTGGCCTCATAAAGACTTTCACCGGTGGCGGAATATTTGGTATTGCGGAATTGTTGGAGAATTTTGCAAATTATGACAAAATAAGTAAAGAGATAAGAAAGCAATACATTATTACAAAAATACTGAAAAACACGTGGAGGTTAAGTCTCTTCTGGTTGAGAATGATGAATGAAAAAACCGTAAACGTGAACAGAGAGTTTGACTTTCACTCTTTTCTTTTATCTCTAAGAAGGTTATAA
- a CDS encoding PolB1-binding protein PBP2 family protein, producing the protein MSESRDLEIAKRYFQTNLSVGETIAVRDLKALGVREPEKAIAELLRRGVIERGEGCYNLLRDKRKE; encoded by the coding sequence ATGTCTGAGAGTAGGGACTTGGAGATAGCTAAGAGGTACTTTCAAACAAACTTGTCAGTAGGAGAGACGATAGCTGTAAGGGATCTCAAAGCGTTAGGTGTGAGGGAACCAGAGAAAGCCATAGCCGAGCTATTGAGACGAGGTGTGATAGAGAGAGGAGAGGGATGTTATAACCTTCTTAGAGATAAAAGAAAAGAGTGA
- a CDS encoding UbiA family prenyltransferase, which produces MSQVLKLIRVHNVIGAGLGAFTGYVASSMWKINPVELILAIVVVASVAAGGYAINDVYDVEIDRINKPERPIPSGAISIRAAASLSYALMGFGVLLSIIQGYLEFLVALLTSIALLFYARDIKRTGIYGNLIVATTTALSLFYGGLSFHSGPWLGRIWIPVLYTFLLTLSREIVKGIEDYKGDLANNVRTLATTKGITKAWIVARSSLIITEVTSPLPLFLGYNFLYGIVLIPFLFITSKAALSETSERGAAKARSLLKISAFLGMIAFALGSLPGLLTLSFTP; this is translated from the coding sequence TTGAGCCAAGTACTGAAACTGATAAGAGTTCATAACGTGATAGGGGCTGGACTAGGAGCGTTCACTGGATACGTTGCTTCCTCTATGTGGAAGATAAACCCTGTTGAATTGATTCTGGCCATAGTTGTTGTTGCGTCGGTAGCGGCGGGAGGATATGCAATAAATGACGTCTATGATGTAGAGATAGATAGAATAAATAAACCTGAAAGACCTATACCGTCGGGTGCCATCTCGATCAGAGCCGCAGCATCGCTCTCTTATGCCCTTATGGGTTTCGGTGTGCTACTATCGATCATTCAAGGATACTTGGAATTCTTAGTAGCTCTCCTCACCAGCATCGCGCTCCTTTTCTACGCCAGAGATATAAAGAGGACTGGGATTTACGGAAACCTGATAGTTGCGACTACGACCGCCCTTTCTCTTTTCTACGGTGGGCTTTCCTTCCATTCAGGGCCATGGCTCGGAAGGATATGGATACCTGTGCTATACACTTTTTTACTAACGTTATCTAGAGAGATAGTCAAGGGGATTGAAGATTACAAGGGTGATCTGGCCAACAACGTACGTACTCTAGCCACAACAAAAGGGATAACTAAGGCGTGGATCGTAGCTAGGAGCTCCCTGATCATCACGGAGGTGACTTCTCCCCTTCCCCTTTTTCTAGGATACAACTTCCTTTATGGAATAGTCTTGATCCCGTTCCTTTTTATTACCAGTAAAGCAGCTCTTTCAGAAACTTCAGAGAGAGGAGCAGCTAAGGCAAGGTCGCTTCTGAAGATCTCAGCTTTTTTAGGAATGATAGCCTTCGCTCTAGGAAGCTTACCTGGGTTGTTAACTCTAAGCTTCACGCCTTAA
- a CDS encoding GTPase, producing the protein MLYILKSVISKSDLILEVLDSREPDLTRSDYVERKVLSSKKSLLIVINKADLIPLEVLRAWKEHFLSQGLNSVFVSSRLHQGTKVLRDSIKELLRGNEGIVGVVGYPKTGKSSVINALKGRHVATTSSIPLSKGFTKSIQLIKIDSKIYAIDTPGVIPPSGDPLEKALRGSKPEDLEDPVRVALKLIERIESFCPGTLAKTYKIRFVTPLDLLSNIALRRGWIYKKDREPNLDQAAVQLIRDYHEGKIMYYTIPTGFKHDKTCDI; encoded by the coding sequence ATGCTGTATATACTAAAGTCAGTCATATCGAAATCTGACCTTATCTTGGAGGTTTTAGACTCTAGAGAGCCTGATCTCACAAGATCTGATTACGTTGAGAGGAAAGTCCTGTCATCTAAGAAGTCTCTCCTGATAGTTATAAATAAGGCTGATCTTATTCCTCTAGAAGTCCTAAGGGCTTGGAAAGAACACTTTCTAAGCCAAGGTCTTAACTCAGTGTTCGTCTCCTCTAGACTTCACCAGGGTACCAAGGTTCTTAGGGACTCGATAAAAGAGTTATTGAGAGGAAACGAAGGTATAGTTGGGGTTGTTGGATATCCAAAGACTGGTAAATCCTCTGTTATAAACGCACTTAAGGGTAGACATGTGGCTACAACTTCCTCTATTCCCTTAAGCAAAGGGTTCACTAAGTCCATACAACTAATAAAGATCGACTCAAAGATCTACGCTATAGATACCCCTGGTGTTATCCCACCCAGTGGCGATCCACTAGAGAAGGCGTTACGTGGTAGTAAGCCTGAAGATCTTGAAGACCCGGTAAGAGTAGCTTTAAAATTAATTGAAAGAATTGAAAGTTTCTGTCCTGGGACGTTAGCTAAAACGTATAAGATAAGATTCGTAACTCCATTGGATTTACTCAGCAACATAGCGTTGAGGAGAGGTTGGATCTATAAGAAGGATAGAGAGCCCAATTTGGATCAAGCTGCAGTTCAACTTATAAGGGACTATCATGAAGGTAAGATAATGTATTATACCATTCCTACGGGGTTTAAACATGATAAAACTTGTGATATTTGA
- a CDS encoding magnesium-dependent phosphatase-1 translates to MIKLVIFDADKTVWDHYNISEFEAPLKLVDENVLQDSLGRTLKLFPNVRKTLEKLKERGVKIGMATWNFPEKTKAVLETLGLDKYFDVVISRDFPFKFIMISEIIKRLREQGMSVKPEEILFVDDRRAHFGNVWLYLGNINCLEMWKDVNDHMELISKL, encoded by the coding sequence ATGATAAAACTTGTGATATTTGACGCCGACAAAACTGTTTGGGACCATTATAATATCTCAGAGTTTGAGGCTCCGTTAAAGTTGGTTGACGAAAACGTACTTCAGGATAGCCTAGGGAGGACTCTTAAATTATTTCCTAACGTTAGGAAAACGCTCGAGAAATTGAAAGAGAGGGGAGTAAAGATAGGTATGGCAACCTGGAACTTCCCGGAGAAGACTAAAGCCGTACTTGAAACCTTAGGGCTGGATAAATATTTCGATGTAGTTATCTCTAGAGATTTCCCATTTAAATTCATTATGATAAGTGAAATTATAAAGAGGTTAAGAGAACAAGGTATGTCAGTAAAACCTGAGGAAATCCTTTTCGTAGACGATAGGAGGGCCCATTTTGGAAACGTCTGGCTGTATTTGGGCAACATAAATTGTCTAGAGATGTGGAAAGACGTAAACGATCACATGGAATTGATATCTAAACTCTAA
- a CDS encoding acetolactate synthase large subunit encodes MPTGSRLVIDSLKREGVKVIFGIPGLTNMPLYDAFLEDLQNEELRHVLMRHEQAAVHAADGFARASGKPGVCTATSGPGATNLVTGMVTAYWDSSPVVAITGQVVRSVIGKMAFQEADTPGIFANAAKYVVQLKNIYEIPIWIKNAFYIATTGRPGPVVVDIPRDIQLEKLDDVKWPEEPMVRGYKPFRTIIDPVKIKKAAEILVEAERPIILAGTGAVWSNATPEILELSELLAVPMVSTLPGKSAIPHDHPLFLGAMGYYGRAEASMAALESDAMLVVGARLSDRTFTSYDEMIETRKKFIMINIDPSDSERAFKVDVPLYGDAKTLMREIISAVKEIGKKKDNSAWVKRVKELREYYAQFYYHEENGKLKPWKILKTIRNSIPRDSIVTTGVGQHQMWSEVFWEVLEPRTFLSSTGMGTMGFGLPAAMGAKMARPDKVVVDLDGDGSFLMTANNLATAVDEHIPVISVIFDNRSLGLVRQVQDLFQSRRVVGVDYGPSPDFVKFAEAFGALGFNATSYDEIERSIKLAMKENVPTVVRVPIDKEELALPTLPPGGKLKQVIVRDPRKAT; translated from the coding sequence ATGCCTACTGGATCAAGATTAGTAATCGATTCTCTAAAGAGAGAAGGTGTTAAGGTAATTTTTGGGATACCTGGTCTGACTAATATGCCTCTATACGATGCGTTCTTGGAAGATTTACAGAACGAAGAGCTTAGACACGTATTGATGAGGCACGAACAGGCTGCAGTACATGCAGCAGATGGATTCGCAAGAGCCTCTGGGAAGCCTGGAGTTTGTACTGCGACCTCAGGACCCGGTGCAACTAACCTTGTTACAGGAATGGTAACTGCTTACTGGGACAGTTCTCCCGTTGTAGCCATAACTGGACAAGTCGTTAGATCAGTGATAGGAAAGATGGCCTTTCAGGAGGCCGATACGCCTGGTATTTTCGCTAATGCAGCCAAATACGTAGTTCAGTTAAAGAACATATACGAGATCCCTATATGGATTAAAAACGCCTTTTACATAGCCACTACCGGAAGGCCCGGGCCTGTAGTGGTTGATATCCCCAGGGACATACAGCTCGAGAAATTAGATGACGTGAAATGGCCAGAGGAGCCTATGGTGAGAGGATACAAGCCCTTCAGGACTATAATAGACCCCGTTAAGATAAAGAAGGCGGCTGAGATTTTAGTTGAGGCCGAGAGACCGATAATATTGGCCGGAACTGGAGCGGTTTGGTCTAACGCCACTCCTGAGATTCTAGAGTTATCTGAGCTATTGGCCGTTCCGATGGTTTCTACCTTACCCGGAAAGTCTGCAATACCGCACGATCATCCTCTCTTCCTAGGAGCTATGGGATACTACGGTAGAGCTGAGGCGTCGATGGCAGCTCTCGAGTCAGACGCAATGTTGGTGGTCGGAGCTAGACTGAGTGATAGGACTTTCACCTCATACGATGAAATGATCGAGACGAGAAAGAAGTTCATCATGATAAACATTGATCCTTCAGACTCTGAAAGGGCTTTCAAAGTTGACGTACCGTTATATGGCGATGCAAAAACACTAATGAGAGAGATAATAAGTGCGGTGAAGGAAATAGGCAAGAAAAAGGATAACTCAGCATGGGTTAAGAGGGTAAAGGAGCTCAGGGAATATTATGCTCAGTTCTACTATCACGAAGAGAATGGTAAGCTTAAACCGTGGAAAATACTCAAGACAATAAGGAATTCGATTCCGAGAGATTCAATTGTGACTACAGGTGTAGGTCAGCATCAAATGTGGTCTGAAGTGTTCTGGGAGGTTTTAGAGCCTAGAACGTTCTTGTCCTCTACCGGTATGGGTACTATGGGCTTTGGCCTACCTGCAGCGATGGGAGCTAAAATGGCTAGACCTGATAAGGTCGTAGTCGATTTAGACGGTGATGGCTCGTTCCTTATGACAGCTAACAACTTAGCTACGGCGGTTGATGAACACATACCAGTCATCTCAGTTATCTTCGATAACAGGTCTTTAGGCTTGGTAAGGCAAGTCCAAGACCTTTTCCAAAGCAGAAGGGTCGTTGGGGTTGACTACGGTCCATCTCCCGACTTCGTGAAGTTCGCTGAGGCTTTCGGCGCGCTGGGATTCAATGCGACGAGCTACGACGAGATAGAGAGATCTATAAAGCTCGCAATGAAGGAAAACGTTCCCACAGTCGTCAGAGTTCCGATAGACAAGGAGGAGCTGGCTTTGCCAACTCTACCTCCTGGAGGAAAACTTAAACAGGTGATAGTACGTGACCCAAGGAAGGCTACTTAG
- a CDS encoding ACT domain-containing protein: protein MTQGRLLRVIGYYRDPGFLERIIGVLRKLWVDIEWINARRVNDEGLYEVYMEVKEGKNTNLAIVNLSKTVDVERVEVLEEGKTVLYSFNNKGEISKEPNNDNMIVYVPVYSKIVGYSWGESYSKDLH, encoded by the coding sequence GTGACCCAAGGAAGGCTACTTAGAGTTATAGGATATTACAGAGATCCAGGTTTCCTCGAGCGTATAATTGGCGTATTAAGGAAACTCTGGGTCGATATAGAGTGGATCAACGCTAGGAGAGTCAACGATGAAGGACTATATGAAGTCTACATGGAAGTTAAAGAAGGTAAGAACACTAACCTAGCTATTGTGAACTTGAGTAAGACGGTGGACGTGGAGAGAGTTGAAGTTCTAGAGGAAGGTAAGACGGTCCTGTATTCGTTCAACAATAAAGGGGAAATTTCTAAAGAGCCTAATAACGATAATATGATAGTTTATGTACCCGTATACTCTAAGATAGTTGGTTACAGTTGGGGTGAGTCGTATAGCAAAGATCTACACTGA
- the ilvC gene encoding ketol-acid reductoisomerase, with translation MSRIAKIYTEKETSLDAMKGKRIAILGYGSQGRAWALNLRDSGLNVTVGLEREGKSWEQAKQDGFNPKRTEDAVKEADVIIFLVPDMAQRVVYREKVQPYLRERMDLVFAHGFNIHYRLIEPPNNVDVYMVAPKGPGPIVREFYVKGGGVPVLVAVHQNHSNKALEKALAIAKALGGTRAGAIETTFKEETETDLIGEQTILVGGVMELMKAAFETLVEMGYQPEVAYFETINELKMIVDLVYDKGFMGMLRSVSDTAKYGGFTVGKKVINEETRQRIREAAERVRSGKFAEEWIEEYGRGSPVLKKGMEDMDKSKEEEIGRRLKEIIERGRPKS, from the coding sequence GTGAGTCGTATAGCAAAGATCTACACTGAGAAAGAAACTAGTCTAGATGCTATGAAAGGAAAAAGAATAGCTATTCTAGGCTATGGAAGTCAAGGAAGGGCCTGGGCGCTCAACCTGAGGGACTCAGGGCTTAACGTTACTGTCGGGTTAGAGAGGGAAGGCAAAAGTTGGGAACAGGCAAAGCAGGACGGTTTTAATCCCAAGAGAACTGAGGATGCAGTAAAGGAGGCCGATGTGATAATTTTCTTAGTACCAGATATGGCTCAGAGGGTCGTATATAGGGAGAAGGTTCAACCGTATCTCAGAGAAAGAATGGACCTTGTTTTTGCCCACGGGTTCAACATACACTATAGACTAATAGAACCTCCTAACAACGTTGACGTATACATGGTCGCACCTAAAGGCCCGGGACCTATAGTTAGGGAGTTCTACGTAAAGGGAGGTGGTGTCCCAGTTCTAGTAGCAGTGCATCAAAATCACTCTAATAAGGCGTTAGAGAAGGCTTTAGCTATAGCAAAAGCGCTAGGGGGGACTAGAGCAGGGGCCATAGAGACCACGTTTAAAGAGGAAACTGAAACTGACCTAATTGGGGAGCAAACTATACTGGTTGGAGGAGTGATGGAGTTAATGAAGGCTGCCTTTGAGACCCTAGTAGAGATGGGTTATCAGCCTGAAGTAGCTTATTTTGAGACTATCAACGAATTGAAGATGATAGTCGACCTAGTTTACGACAAGGGTTTCATGGGAATGCTGAGGTCAGTATCTGACACAGCTAAATACGGTGGATTTACAGTAGGAAAGAAGGTAATAAACGAGGAGACCAGGCAAAGGATTAGGGAAGCTGCTGAAAGGGTCAGATCAGGGAAGTTCGCGGAGGAGTGGATAGAGGAATACGGAAGAGGAAGTCCCGTCCTTAAGAAGGGTATGGAGGATATGGATAAAAGCAAGGAAGAGGAGATAGGAAGAAGACTGAAAGAGATCATAGAGAGAGGAAGGCCTAAGTCTTAG
- the hjc gene encoding Holliday junction resolvase Hjc — protein MNKNKGSNVERYILSLLRENGFAVIRSPASGSKRKDPAPDLIALKGGVILLIEVKSRKDRKNVYVTKEQMEGILEFSRRSGGELFLAIKEPKILKFVPVKEIRRTEGGNYVVSEEVIERGLKLDELVRYVESKFSKTLDSFI, from the coding sequence GTGAATAAAAACAAGGGATCAAACGTAGAGAGGTATATTTTATCACTCTTGAGAGAAAATGGATTCGCCGTGATAAGATCCCCTGCAAGCGGAAGCAAGAGGAAGGATCCAGCACCTGATTTAATTGCCCTCAAAGGTGGAGTTATCCTGCTCATAGAAGTAAAGAGCAGGAAAGACAGAAAGAACGTGTATGTTACCAAAGAGCAGATGGAAGGTATATTGGAGTTTTCAAGGAGAAGTGGAGGAGAGCTCTTCCTGGCCATAAAGGAACCTAAGATCTTGAAGTTCGTCCCAGTTAAAGAGATCAGACGAACTGAAGGTGGAAACTATGTTGTATCTGAAGAGGTAATAGAGAGAGGGTTAAAGCTAGACGAACTGGTGAGGTACGTCGAGTCCAAGTTCAGTAAGACTTTAGATTCCTTCATTTAG
- a CDS encoding PINc/VapC family ATPase, whose protein sequence is MSELLLDKSSLLQGITRYIERNLINGTFLIHRALLNQLEEESRQGLVTSDIALEEINRLKQLSERYLFAVELVGKEGGDVDRELRNYCMERGCTLLTADELQKKMSDLLGINTRYLEPLSEPLSIEKFFDGDTMSVHLKEDTQPKAKRGRPGDWEFVVLNDSPMPGSEVKKIVSEILNSIRWTKGSFIEIERKGSTIVQLSNYRIVITRPPLSDGWEITATRPVARKTLEDYGLNSDLVQRLEQRAEGILIAGSPGMGKTTFAQALAEYYMKKGKIVKTIESPRDMHLPPDITQYSKNYAEIGELHDILLLSRPDYTVYDEMRNDEDFRLYIDLRLGGIGMIGVVHATTAIDAIHRFLNRVDLGTVPGILDTVIFINKGTVEKVYSLEMTVKVPEGLREADLARPVVQIKDFLNDKVEYEVYVFGEQTMIVPVSRLNVNTMENRITKAISGVIPDAVVKKENGEYVVEIPREVIPNFNRKVNTKLRKLEKKHGIKIRIRLMDKET, encoded by the coding sequence TTGAGTGAGTTATTGCTTGATAAGAGCTCGTTGCTCCAAGGCATTACTAGATACATAGAAAGGAACTTGATTAATGGAACGTTTCTAATACATAGGGCTTTGCTTAATCAACTTGAAGAGGAGTCCAGACAGGGGCTAGTCACAAGCGATATAGCCTTGGAGGAGATAAATAGGTTAAAACAGCTCTCGGAGAGGTACCTCTTCGCTGTGGAGCTGGTAGGCAAAGAGGGAGGAGACGTAGACAGAGAGTTAAGGAACTACTGTATGGAAAGAGGTTGTACTTTGCTTACCGCGGACGAGTTACAGAAGAAAATGAGCGATCTACTAGGTATAAATACTCGTTATCTTGAGCCTCTTTCCGAACCCTTGTCAATAGAGAAGTTCTTTGACGGGGACACGATGAGTGTTCACCTCAAGGAGGACACTCAGCCCAAAGCTAAAAGAGGTAGGCCAGGCGATTGGGAGTTCGTCGTGCTTAACGACTCACCCATGCCAGGTAGCGAGGTAAAGAAAATTGTCTCAGAGATATTGAACTCAATTCGTTGGACTAAGGGCTCTTTCATAGAGATAGAAAGGAAAGGTTCAACTATAGTTCAGCTTAGCAATTACAGGATAGTTATAACTAGGCCTCCACTCTCTGATGGTTGGGAGATAACGGCTACAAGACCTGTGGCGAGGAAGACGCTTGAGGATTACGGTTTGAACTCAGACCTGGTTCAAAGATTAGAACAGAGGGCAGAGGGGATACTGATAGCAGGATCTCCAGGTATGGGGAAGACCACTTTCGCTCAGGCGCTAGCCGAATACTATATGAAGAAGGGTAAGATAGTTAAGACCATCGAATCCCCTAGAGATATGCATTTACCTCCTGACATAACTCAATACTCTAAGAATTACGCTGAGATAGGTGAGCTTCATGACATTCTCCTATTAAGTAGGCCTGATTACACAGTTTACGATGAGATGAGGAACGATGAGGACTTCAGGCTTTACATAGACTTGAGACTAGGGGGAATAGGAATGATAGGTGTGGTACACGCTACCACTGCAATAGATGCAATTCACAGGTTCTTAAATAGAGTGGATCTTGGGACAGTTCCTGGAATATTAGACACTGTCATATTCATAAATAAGGGTACAGTGGAGAAGGTCTACAGTCTGGAAATGACGGTTAAGGTACCGGAAGGGCTAAGAGAGGCAGATCTAGCCAGACCCGTGGTTCAAATCAAGGACTTCCTCAACGATAAAGTGGAGTATGAGGTATACGTGTTCGGAGAGCAGACGATGATAGTCCCAGTAAGTAGGTTGAACGTAAATACAATGGAAAACAGGATAACTAAAGCCATATCCGGAGTTATACCAGACGCTGTGGTGAAAAAGGAGAACGGAGAATATGTAGTTGAGATCCCCAGGGAGGTTATACCGAATTTTAACAGGAAGGTGAACACAAAGTTACGAAAGTTGGAAAAGAAGCACGGAATAAAGATCAGGATAAGGCTAATGGATAAGGAAACCTAA